Proteins encoded together in one Salvelinus fontinalis isolate EN_2023a chromosome 6, ASM2944872v1, whole genome shotgun sequence window:
- the LOC129857382 gene encoding uncharacterized protein LOC129857382 isoform X2, whose protein sequence is MYHTGIPKIPYVPNAGARNVLCFQHYNAEEVLLGRSMEDWLRFSVCYWHSFCGTGADPFGFQTLHRPWNEGATPMECAKKRLHAAFEFFTKLGVKYYTFHDRDMSPEGSTLEESNSNLDEMTDLALQLQNRTGVKVLWVTCNLFAHSRYMNGAATNPDCHVLAYAGAQVKKGLDVAKKLGAENFVFWGGREGFYSIHNTDVGAELKRMANFFKMAVKYKEKIGLKCQFLIEPKPKEPCKHQYDYDAMSVIGFLKHYELDSHFKLNIEPNHTTLAGHSYEHDVIMASVFGMLGSVDSNTGSPDLGWDTDQFPMDIRNTTMIMKTVIEQGGLQPGGLNFDAKVRRESTDLEDLFIAHVGAMDAFARGLRNAVRIIEEGVITSMVKERYMSFSHGIGQKVEDGSTSLEELEDFVKQNGEPKVTSGKQEKYETVFNHYL, encoded by the exons ATGTATCACACAGGTATTCCGAAGATTCCATATGTACCCAACGCTGGAGCTCGAAACGTCTTGTGTTTCCAACACTACAATGCAGAAGAA GTGCTGCTGGGCAGAAGTATGGAGGACTGGCTGAGATTCTCAGTCTGTTACTGGCACTCCTTCTGTGGGACTG GTGCtgacccttttgggttccagacACTACACAGACCCTGGAATGAGGGTGCTACCCCCATGGAATGTGCCAAGAAGAGACTCCATGCAGCCTTTGAGTTCTTCACCAAACTTGGT GTGAAGTACTACACCTTTCATGACAG GGACATGTCCCCTGAAGGAAGCACTCTGGAGGAGTCCAACAGCAACCTGGATGAGATGACAGACCTGGCCCTGCAGCTGCAGAATAGGACTGGGGTCAAGGTGCTGTGGGTCACCTGCAATCTGTTTGCTCACTCAAG GTACATGAATGGAGCAGCAACCAACCCTGACTGCCATGTTTTGGCCTATGCTGGGGCCCAGGTGAAGAAAGGACTGGATGTAGCCAAGAAGCTGGGAGCAGAGAACTTTG TATTCTGGGGTGGCAGGGAGGGTTTTTACTCTATACACAACACTGATGTTGGCGCTGAACTGAAACGTATGGCAAACTTTTTCAAAATGGCTGTCA AGTACAAGGAGAAGATAGGGTTGAAGTGCCAGTTCCTCATTGAACCCAAGCCCAAAGAGCCATGCAAACATCAATACGACTATG ATGCAATGAGTGTCATAGGCTTCCTGAAGCATTATGAACTGGACAGCCATTTCAAGCTGAACATCGAACCCAACCACACCACTCTGGCTGGGCATTCCTATGAACACGACGTCATCATGGCCTCTGT GTTTGGCATGCTGGGCTCTGTGGACTCCAACACGGGTTCTCCTGACCTGGGCTGGGACACAGACCAGTTCCCCATGGACATCAGGAATACCACCATGATAATGAAG ACTGTGATAGAGCAGGGTGGTCTGCAGCCGGGGGGTCTGAACTTCGATGCTAAGGTGCGTAGGGAGTCCACGGACCTGGAGGACCTGTTCATAGCCCACGTCGGAGCCATGGACGCCTTCGCACGCGGCCTGAGGAACGCAGTCAGGATCATAGAGGAAGGAGTTATCACCAGCATGGTCAAA GAGCGCTACATGAGCTTCAGCCATGGGATTGGTCAGAAAGTAGAGGATGGCAGCACCTCATTGGAGGAGCTGGAG GACTTTGTCAAGCAAAATGGGGAGCCCAAAGTCACATCAGGCAAACAGGAGAAATATGAAACAGTCTTTAACCACTACCTTTGA
- the LOC129857382 gene encoding uncharacterized protein LOC129857382 isoform X3, translated as MEDWLRFSVCYWHSFCGTGADPFGFQTLHRPWNEGATPMECAKKRLHAAFEFFTKLGVKYYTFHDRDMSPEGSTLEESNSNLDEMTDLALQLQNRTGVKVLWVTCNLFAHSRYMNGAATNPDCHVLAYAGAQVKKGLDVAKKLGAENFVFWGGREGFYSIHNTDVGAELKRMANFFKMAVKYKEKIGLKCQFLIEPKPKEPCKHQYDYDAMSVIGFLKHYELDSHFKLNIEPNHTTLAGHSYEHDVIMASVFGMLGSVDSNTGSPDLGWDTDQFPMDIRNTTMIMKTVIEQGGLQPGGLNFDAKVRRESTDLEDLFIAHVGAMDAFARGLRNAVRIIEEGVITSMVKERYMSFSHGIGQKVEDGSTSLEELEDFVKQNGEPKVTSGKQEKYETVFNHYL; from the exons ATGGAGGACTGGCTGAGATTCTCAGTCTGTTACTGGCACTCCTTCTGTGGGACTG GTGCtgacccttttgggttccagacACTACACAGACCCTGGAATGAGGGTGCTACCCCCATGGAATGTGCCAAGAAGAGACTCCATGCAGCCTTTGAGTTCTTCACCAAACTTGGT GTGAAGTACTACACCTTTCATGACAG GGACATGTCCCCTGAAGGAAGCACTCTGGAGGAGTCCAACAGCAACCTGGATGAGATGACAGACCTGGCCCTGCAGCTGCAGAATAGGACTGGGGTCAAGGTGCTGTGGGTCACCTGCAATCTGTTTGCTCACTCAAG GTACATGAATGGAGCAGCAACCAACCCTGACTGCCATGTTTTGGCCTATGCTGGGGCCCAGGTGAAGAAAGGACTGGATGTAGCCAAGAAGCTGGGAGCAGAGAACTTTG TATTCTGGGGTGGCAGGGAGGGTTTTTACTCTATACACAACACTGATGTTGGCGCTGAACTGAAACGTATGGCAAACTTTTTCAAAATGGCTGTCA AGTACAAGGAGAAGATAGGGTTGAAGTGCCAGTTCCTCATTGAACCCAAGCCCAAAGAGCCATGCAAACATCAATACGACTATG ATGCAATGAGTGTCATAGGCTTCCTGAAGCATTATGAACTGGACAGCCATTTCAAGCTGAACATCGAACCCAACCACACCACTCTGGCTGGGCATTCCTATGAACACGACGTCATCATGGCCTCTGT GTTTGGCATGCTGGGCTCTGTGGACTCCAACACGGGTTCTCCTGACCTGGGCTGGGACACAGACCAGTTCCCCATGGACATCAGGAATACCACCATGATAATGAAG ACTGTGATAGAGCAGGGTGGTCTGCAGCCGGGGGGTCTGAACTTCGATGCTAAGGTGCGTAGGGAGTCCACGGACCTGGAGGACCTGTTCATAGCCCACGTCGGAGCCATGGACGCCTTCGCACGCGGCCTGAGGAACGCAGTCAGGATCATAGAGGAAGGAGTTATCACCAGCATGGTCAAA GAGCGCTACATGAGCTTCAGCCATGGGATTGGTCAGAAAGTAGAGGATGGCAGCACCTCATTGGAGGAGCTGGAG GACTTTGTCAAGCAAAATGGGGAGCCCAAAGTCACATCAGGCAAACAGGAGAAATATGAAACAGTCTTTAACCACTACCTTTGA
- the LOC129857382 gene encoding uncharacterized protein LOC129857382 isoform X4, with protein sequence MRVLPPWNVPRRDSMQPLSSSPNLVDMSPEGSTLEESNSNLDEMTDLALQLQNRTGVKVLWVTCNLFAHSRYMNGAATNPDCHVLAYAGAQVKKGLDVAKKLGAENFVFWGGREGFYSIHNTDVGAELKRMANFFKMAVKYKEKIGLKCQFLIEPKPKEPCKHQYDYDAMSVIGFLKHYELDSHFKLNIEPNHTTLAGHSYEHDVIMASVFGMLGSVDSNTGSPDLGWDTDQFPMDIRNTTMIMKTVIEQGGLQPGGLNFDAKVRRESTDLEDLFIAHVGAMDAFARGLRNAVRIIEEGVITSMVKERYMSFSHGIGQKVEDGSTSLEELEDFVKQNGEPKVTSGKQEKYETVFNHYL encoded by the exons ATGAGGGTGCTACCCCCATGGAATGTGCCAAGAAGAGACTCCATGCAGCCTTTGAGTTCTTCACCAAACTTGGT GGACATGTCCCCTGAAGGAAGCACTCTGGAGGAGTCCAACAGCAACCTGGATGAGATGACAGACCTGGCCCTGCAGCTGCAGAATAGGACTGGGGTCAAGGTGCTGTGGGTCACCTGCAATCTGTTTGCTCACTCAAG GTACATGAATGGAGCAGCAACCAACCCTGACTGCCATGTTTTGGCCTATGCTGGGGCCCAGGTGAAGAAAGGACTGGATGTAGCCAAGAAGCTGGGAGCAGAGAACTTTG TATTCTGGGGTGGCAGGGAGGGTTTTTACTCTATACACAACACTGATGTTGGCGCTGAACTGAAACGTATGGCAAACTTTTTCAAAATGGCTGTCA AGTACAAGGAGAAGATAGGGTTGAAGTGCCAGTTCCTCATTGAACCCAAGCCCAAAGAGCCATGCAAACATCAATACGACTATG ATGCAATGAGTGTCATAGGCTTCCTGAAGCATTATGAACTGGACAGCCATTTCAAGCTGAACATCGAACCCAACCACACCACTCTGGCTGGGCATTCCTATGAACACGACGTCATCATGGCCTCTGT GTTTGGCATGCTGGGCTCTGTGGACTCCAACACGGGTTCTCCTGACCTGGGCTGGGACACAGACCAGTTCCCCATGGACATCAGGAATACCACCATGATAATGAAG ACTGTGATAGAGCAGGGTGGTCTGCAGCCGGGGGGTCTGAACTTCGATGCTAAGGTGCGTAGGGAGTCCACGGACCTGGAGGACCTGTTCATAGCCCACGTCGGAGCCATGGACGCCTTCGCACGCGGCCTGAGGAACGCAGTCAGGATCATAGAGGAAGGAGTTATCACCAGCATGGTCAAA GAGCGCTACATGAGCTTCAGCCATGGGATTGGTCAGAAAGTAGAGGATGGCAGCACCTCATTGGAGGAGCTGGAG GACTTTGTCAAGCAAAATGGGGAGCCCAAAGTCACATCAGGCAAACAGGAGAAATATGAAACAGTCTTTAACCACTACCTTTGA